One Cucumis melo cultivar AY chromosome 8, USDA_Cmelo_AY_1.0, whole genome shotgun sequence genomic window, acgacggttttgaaaccgtcaagaatactcattcttgacagtttaaaaccgtcaagagagtcagttttCGTAGTAGTGCACACAACTTTCCTAGCAACATTGGCTTTAATAAGAAGgaattttatgaaaaaatttTGAACGTAAGAACGACAAATTTTAGCATGGGATGATAAAGAAATAAATGACAATAATAAGGAGCTAGCTAGAACATTTTATCACATGACGTAAAGTTGAAACTCTTGAAGTTTCGAAAGTCACTTGGACACTCAAAAATCAAATGAATCTAAGAATTGGGATTCATTCACATATTTAATATTAGAAATATCGATTTATTTCAACGTATTTACATTTATGAAGGTTTATGTATGAAATTGTAGAGTATTTATAAATTTAGACAATTCAGGTAAAATGTTGTGTCCTATCGTATCGTATTTTTGATTAATTTAGATAGAGTTGTAATTTACCTTTAAAGAGAGTTTCCATATCTCGTTAGATGTTTAATAATCATAGAATCATAGAGGAATTAACACCATTATTTAAACTAGATAGTTTCAACCCAAGTTAATAAGTCGTTCTAGCTAGGAGAGAAAATATAACTTCCTTCCAATTATTAATTTATGAAGAGGTCACAAATGATCTCATCTGTCATGCTAACATCTAGAAACACTACTAGAAAAACTACTTTACTGGACACTAGCTACTTttatatacttgacgtttttagtaaaaaaaacgtcaagtattgactattttaaagaaaaagcgtcaagtatagtctCAAAAAAGCAGAGTTTTTACggaaaattttgaactttttttacGTTGGCTTTTACTTGATGTTTTTTCTGCGTCAAGTATAAAAGAGAGTTTACTTGACGTTGTATCTGTGTCAAGTATAGTGGACACTACACTTGACGCGAAAAACGCATCAAGTATAgtgtgaagaaaaataaaaatatcgaattattttacgttagttttacttgatgttttatttcgcgtcaagtatagtagagattgtacttgacggtttattaacgtcaagtatagtgcaaAGTTTGCTTGACGTTGTGGTCGCATCAAATATAGATAATATGTACTTGACGTGAAAAAAACGTCAAATatagtttacatttttatttaaatttttttggaaatgttaaatataaaaaataaaaaataaaaattataaaaatactatttattccatcatttcattaaataaatttattaaaataaacttaataaaataaacttattaaacattattttaataaaataatttattaaaataaatatttattaaaactTTTCCTCCTAACCCTTTTCATTTCCCCCTTTCTCCTCCAAATCCATCTCAAGCATCCATCTCACATATCTCACGCCTCCATCTCCAATCTCACCGCGCTCTCTCACTGTAAGACGTCGTCGCTCCTCCGCTCCTACTGTACGCTGCAAACGTCGCTGCTCCTACTATACACCGCACCGCTGGACGCCGCCGCTCTGTGGTGTACGCCGCACCGCTGGAAGTCACCTTTTATGCAGCACGCCTTCTACGCTGCACCCAACTGCTGTACTCCAACCGCACACGCCAACTGCTGCCACATTGTTGTACGCCGCCGTCGCACACGCCAACCTCCAGCCACACAAATCTAAAAACGTGGTTGTACCAGCCACACGCATCAACCCGCCGCCACATTTTGCTGGTAAGTCTCTTCTTTTAAATGTCTGATATATGAAATTTTGAAGATGATTTCTTATTATCAAACGGTTTAAAAAGTATATACTTTTTCTACAAAGCACTTTTGAAATCTGATATATCTATGTAGTCTCTGCAATGTTTCAAGGAAAGAGAGTGAATAGAGTGGTCAAATTGTACTGTATTTGATCAATGTACTGTATTTGATCAATGTTTACTTCACTTTCTACTACTTTTAAACCTTCCTATTTGATCAATGTTTGCCAAATTGTACCGTATTTGATCAATATTTATGGATGATTAAATAGtagttatttttttatatatataaactctTAAGTTATATAAACAAGAGTATGTTATTATCTATCCTAGATTATGGCTTATGATTTAGCTTTTAGataaaacaacatttttttatcATTCAAGAACTCCTTCACTAACCTTATAATGTTTTGTATGTAATATCAATTTTGAATATGAACTCACAGCACATTGACAATAGTAAATTCATTTTGCATATTAACTAAATGAATTTGTAATATGTATGTTTGCTGAGAAATGTACTCACGACCTCTTCATTTATAGAATATccaatttttgtagtagtgatttTAAATTGAAGCTTAGTAGTTGAGGATAAAACTAAGCTTTTATTTAACTTAAATACTTCATTTATTTTGGCAGTtcatatcttttatttttcttagaCAATCAATGATTAAAATAGCctacaatttttgtttttttactgGTTAAATACTTCATTTATGATTGTCCTTGTCTTTCTTAGATACTTCCTAATATGGTCGTCGTTAAATACTTAAGGGCTGATTGTTCTAATGGTTGACTGGAGGATTTCTCATAGTATGAAGGTTAGTACAACATGTACATTCTCAATGTGCAACCCTTTCATAGTATCGTTTTATATGTGTATGTGTTTAAATGATTGGACTACAAATTTTTAAAGAGGAATTGTTATTCTTTTTTACTAAAACTTGTTAAATTTTATTGTAGGTTGTTGCTTCAAGAGATATTTGGTGAAACTTACTATGAGGCTTCATGAAGTATTAATACTCGAAAATACGTAATTATTGAGGGTCAGAACATAATTTAATGTTTTAAAGTCTTATAGTTAGTAATTTTATTTACCGGTGTAAATTGAGAGTAGTTTGTTGAGAGACGTGAATAGTCATACTGCTTGTATAATATTATCGTAAATTATGTATATTATTGCAAATTATGTATACATATGACTTATTGTCgaagaatgaaattattctTGATTTGAAGGTTTATTTTGTCGATGAATTTGTCTTTATTTGAATGAAGTAAAACAAGAAATGAGAAATGAGaaatgtaaaaagtgtcaagtatactGTCTTACTTGACATATAAAAAGAatcaagtatactatcttacttgacgtgtaaatagtgtcaagtatactatcttacttgatgcgtaaaaactgtcaagtaaaatatcttacttgacacgtaaaCAACGTCAAGTATGCTATCTTACTTGACACacaaaaaacgtcaagtataataTCTTAGTTGACACAAAAATAATGTTAAGAAATAtaatacttgacagtttttagtgtcaagtaatgtgactatacttgacagtcgattacttgacgctttttaaaacgtcaagtataggtttacttgatactgtattaacgtcaagtaatccaaattttgtagtagtgaaagTGGAATAATGGAAAATTCCCTCTGCATTATCATGGACAACACTTGACTGTATCAGACTCCAAAACTAAGAAAGCCCCACCttcatcatcattttcttctGCCAACTTTTCCGATGGAACATTTCGTTTTTATCactattataaaatttgatttacttgacgttaatatagtgtcaagtaaacctatatttgacgttttaaaaagcgtcaagtaattgACTGTCAAGTACAGTCacattacttgacactaaaaaatcGTCAAGTATTATATTTCCTGATGTTATTTTCGTGTCAACTAAAATATCATACTCGACGCgttttacgtgtcaagtaagatagtatactttACTTTGTTTAGGTATCAAGTAAGCTATTTTACTTGACGGTTTTCAcatgtcaagtaagatagtatacttgacactacttacacgtcaagtaagacagtatacttgattcttttatatGTTAGATAGTATACTTGGCACTATTTACACGcgtcaagtaagatagtatacgTGATACTATTTACACGTAAGGCAatatacttgacactttttacatttCTCACTTTTGATTTCCTGTATTACATTCATTCAAATAAAGACAAattcatcaacaaaataaaccttcaaatcaacaataattttATTCTTCAACAATAAGTCATATGTGTAcataatttacaataatattatACAAGCAGTATGACTATTCATGTCTCTCCACAAACTACTCTCAATTTACAACgataaataaaattactaacTATAAGACTCTAAGGGtacgtttgggggaagggttgatttagggaaggattagtgttataataaaactagtgttatgttaaacctagttttattataacccttgtttgggggaagggtttagaaatgtaattttatggtaatatgtgtttgggggaagggttaggtggggaggattaatggagattttatgataagatgtgtttgggggaagggttaggtgggtaggtttatgtggattttatgataaaatttatttgggaaaattgttatatgggttgggttaataattttttttatgtagtataatgttttttaaattagattttaaatatgataaaaaaaattattacataCTTTTTGACGAAAGCGTCGAACCTGTCTTATTGCGAATAATttattgtatgtgtaatgttattaaattagtacagacagttgtccaatttaaaattaatttctgaacatattgtgaaaaatttattaaaattcattttttagaaataaaaaataattatttcatATTTCTAATCGGCGATAGCGATGTCCTCctattttgaacatatataaaTAGTCGTTATAACACTTTGGAgaaattgtgactattttccttaattttaaataaatattatgaaggaaaaaaatagttctTTATAATAGCAAATGCATAAATAGTCAAcatcataaaaaaaaagggtaagaaaataataagcaacccaggtccgtagaaacataaactatttcgtgatgtctcgtaggaggactctacaaaatccctccctctcatcctcaggcatgagtacgaaaccccaaaggtcgtccatacgagacagaagatgcctttgcaatagcgccctatccaaactcgtaagttctggcatctcacgcaatatgcggaagaattccgtgcgcacatggttgtcatttgcaagggtgcgtgcaggccactccgcaatcatcctgagttgctcgtttgtttggtcgagcgctAGATGTATGGCTTCAACATCCAAGTCTCGCTGACTATCCCTCTTCCTCTTGGATCCACTCGATCCGGTCCTACACTCTGAAGCATgagaaggtcgggatgcacgtacatcgtcctATGAGAGGTCAATCCCCTGGCTGTACACGGGCGGGAactcctcgtttccatcccccatatcaaatTTGTCATATCCACCAGGCTCATTAGACTCCACGTCGgcgaatgtctcagcgaaccgaTCTGTCGCCCTATCGCGACCGAAGACATATGTAAGTTCATCGTAATACGGGAACGGTCTGTTCAGCAGTCccttcgctgcaggatgcgactgcgggGAAAAAATATCAGTATAAGTACTGATTGAAAAATTGTTAAGTAAATGTACATTGTAAACGTTGTGtgatatttatattattttccttaccctaacccaattatcaaataattctttctccacaatgatacatttctcttcatcgtttCACCCAAAGCCACTACACGCTGGCCCCTGCATTTTGGCGATGGCCTGGAATGTTCGCTTCAGTGTCTTAATtctacaatcaattacagtCGTTCCTCGGacctgacatccaggtagtttctctGCCATCATGCATACCAACTGCGCGAGGTAACCTGGGCAGAACGTACCATTATCTAATTTCCATCCCCCCATTGACACCAACTCCATTAAACATTCCACAAGAGTGCCCTCCTTCTCCTTTGTCCAGACATGTCTCGGTACACaatttgaggttgacatactgagaatgacaaattacaaaaaatacaTGGAATACGTTAGTAATTTCACAATTTCACATTTAACAGTTAAAAACAAAAGGCACGCgtacatttcatatgcaacaCCTGAAATTACTTTTTACAATACATTTTACAGGTGATAGAAATTCGACATTACAATCGATGACTTATAATGTAAAATTGTCTTATCTAAGCATTACGCAACTATCAATCAGTGAACATCGATTCGGCTAGTTCgtcgcgccactgagaccacttGTTTGTCGTCTCAATGTAgtgaatgtcttctgaagcggtggtcgtCAACGTCGTAGCAATATGTCATCCCTCGTCCACGCCGTCAACGTCGTCAACGTcgtggagtccccctcgtccaCGCCGTCAACGTCGTAGCAATATGTCATCCCTCGTCCATGCTAGtatggtgcgacactggacttgcaggggatagtacgactttTCACAAAGAATGACCCAACGACCCTTAAGAACACCGAACGCGGGCTCAATGACATTCCTTGCcgaggagtgcttcatgttgaagtactcctttggatttgttggcgcatttgcagcaccacgccactcttgctaatggtaccgctggcctctgtaTGGGGGAGAAACCCCTCCAGGTTTAGATAACCCACATCGCATAGATAATAATATCATGTTATTAAATCATTCGTTTAAGCGCTTTGAATAGGTAAGTAGGAAGTCGCGGggttttattataaataagatataccctttggcacttatagtccattttctcatgaaagggcatcacgtaggatccgcgagtctactgcagatccttcccaaccggcgaggacataaacgaaatcccctttcgtgtcacacaccCCCATaacgtttgtggcaatttcccccttacgcgttctgaatGTAGGCTGATCTCTTGCGGGGACGTTGACAtttatgtacgtcccgtctaacgTGCCAAGGCAATTCTGCAGGTTCAAATAAACACGCTGAAATAAGTGCGACGTACGTAAAGGTCAAATACAGTGAACTTCTATCATGCCCACCttgaaacacttccaacgttgatcattgcagttatTTGTTACCGGAACAGGTCTCTTGATCCTCGTACAGTCAAACAACAGTCAACAACACTATGTTAAAATATCtagatactgtctcaccggacTGTACAAATTCCCGTTGGatgacgcggttcttcacgtcatgagcaAGGAcatgcaagaacattgctaccatttcctcaacatcgacaatctcAGTCGACGAAAGACCAGccacatttctaagtaaatgtcatagaattgcgaatgttcaCCTTTCCATCCGCGTCCTCTGCtgacacacaagatctgactcgtgtatcatgcgaaagtacgcAAGCTCCCTAATGTTcataataaaattatacaaaacccaaaaaaaataaataagaaaaaattatCGAAGAGTATACAAAGCCTACAAACGGCCATTACAATAGTACCTCTTCGAAAAGTATATTCGTGAATTGCGACATCCTACATAAGACAAAAAACATGGTTAATATTTGTACATAAGACACGATATAGaaggtaaaaaaataaaagaatattacatatacataccttATATGACAACAAATCTTACCCGAAATCAACATTGAATGGGGAAAGCGATTAATAATGAACATCCAAAGGATAAcaaaaagaagtttttttttttaaattcgtaGCCTCAAAGTTTTGAaaccattcaaaataatgaatggaattccatcatagtggacacataaaaaataaagaagtaaACATGAAACGATAACagacaaaaaagaagagaaacatATAGCAAAAGAAGGACAGAAACATATAGCAAAAGGAGGACACAAACATATAGCAAAAGGAGGACacaaacatatagcaaaatgagGACACAAACATACGTATAGCAAAAGGATGACACAAACGTATAGCAAAAGGAGGACACAAACGTATAGCAAAAGGAGGACACAAACATATAGCAAAAGGAGGACAAAAACATATAGCAAAAGGAGGACAAAAACATATAGCAAAAGGAGGACACAAACATATAACAAAAGGAGAACAGAAACATATAACAAAACCAAATTTGAAACATATATGGTAACTTAAATGAAGaatcagcaaaaaaaaaatgaagaattagCTTAAACTGGTCAATatatacttgacactttttCTAATAAAAACGTTAAACATATAAAAGTtgttagtgtcaagtaaagtaaATTTTGTAGTAATGTATCTTCAAATGTCTCCTACTAGAATCTCACATATAATTGGAAatatcattatatatataaataagttCTTGCGTAACTTGAAACAACACATAAAGTTATCAgtttatatgaaatatattcAGTCTCTAAACTTTAAATTATATACATTTCTAAACTATAATTACTAATACATTGCAAATCTAAAACTATTTTCACAAGTGGCATATATTTTTGTTAGAGATGGATCTTTTCCTCGTGGGATCTATTACTAATGGGGCATAAGTCTTTAGTTAGGTACGATCTATTACTAATGGAGCACAAGTCTTTAGTTAGGTACGAAATGAGAGGAAAAATCATAAACTAAACGTGTGGATGGAACAAATTAAAGGATACATCTTCTTAAGAAATTATTTGGATGTATTTTATGTTATACTCATCCTTGTGCAGTTTAGTCTAATCACAAGTTGCCACGtgataatttaatttatctCTATCTCAATACTTgcaaaattaaactaaacatCGAGCACCTATAATTTTAGTCATAgtaggaaaaaataaaaatcaataaaaatttttGATTTGTTGTTTGTATAATCAAGTCTAATAGTTAAGTTGGGTGAGCTAAAATTAACCAAACAAGTTTAGTGATCTACTTGTATAAATAACctttatttaaactatttttgtCGGTTAAAGCTGCTTCAACAATTCTTTTAAGTTGTTACCAAATACTTCAacttttttaatttaacttattttcaaaatcaaactCCTAAAATTTTAAACCTAACCTGTACTAATAAAATTTtgactttattttatactttttatGAGATTGACATAATTAAAATCACTTTTCATGTTACTTATTCTCCAGAATTTAAAATAGTAATGCTAGTATGAACAATATTTAAAGGCAAACCAATATCAACATAACATAGCTTTACCGAATATGCATTATTAACCAATAGATTGCTATATACCGTTGAACTAAAAAGATTAGaaaaaaggcaaaaaaaaaggaaaaagaaaaaaagagaaaaagagaaatccCCTTTATTTCctactttttcaatttttgttgagtaaactttttcttctttcatacCTTTTCTCTTTTCCACTTCCTAATTTTAAATGAGCATCATTTGACTAATACAAtaagtataaaacaatttcgaaaataaaaaaatttatagatctatcatataaaatattaaaaaaatgtctTATCAACGATACCTAATACctaataataattattgcatTTTAACATCACTAAGTGTGCACCTAAATGTTGTCACCGTTTTGTTTACAAATGCTGGAATTCTAGAAGACGCGGAGAAAACCACACGCGTATCCTCCTCATTGGCTATTCTGTCATTTAAATTCACCGGCAATCGATGACGTGCCTCTCCTGACCTGAAGAACCCCAAGGAtcgggaaaaaaaaaaaatggcctTCCCTTttcaccaccaccaccaccaccaccgccATGACGACGATGAAGACGCCGAACCTCCTTATCCTCCACCGGGACACAGGCCGCCATACTCCGATCCACCGCCCCCACTGGTTCCCCACATCCACCACCACACTCACTACGGCGAGGCTCCTCCGCCGCCTCCACCGTCTTACGTTGGCTACGAGTCCAATTTCCCTCCGGAGCCGCCCGTTCCCGACTACGGATACTCCTCCGGACCCCCTCCTCCGGTCGTGCACCACCACTCTCACAATCCACACTCTCCCACTGTTATTCACCAACACTCTCATCACTCCGATTCTCCCTTCTCCAACAGACCAACGGTCAAGGTCTACGCCAAAGCAAACCCTAATTTCTCTCTTGCCATCCGCGACGGCAAGGTCGTCCTCGTTCCTTCCGATCCAGACGATCCCGCTCAAGTATGATCGATCCGTTCCTCGATCGCTTTCAGTTTTCGCCTTAATTTGTAATTAgagtatttgattttttaatttcttccttaTAATTTGATAATTTAATGGTGTTGGTGAATCGTGAACGTTTCAGCACTGGTTCAAAGATGAGAAATACAGTAcaaggattaaggatgaggaagGATGTCCCTGCTTTGCTCTGGTGAATAAGGCCACCGGTCAGGCGATGAAACATTCCGTTGGAGCTTCTCATCCGGTATGATTTTCCCCTGATTTTATTGCCATTTTTTAAAGTTCATCTGGAAATTGGAATTTCATTCGTGATAGAATGAATATAAGAATTTACAGATCTCAGAAAATGATTTTGATGAATTGAAAATGGCTTTTAGAATTTGACCAATAACCAATTTTATCCTTATTGGTTTGTGATGTTCGAGAATTAAAAATGTAACATACTACTttcgattttttttattttattttttttttttgaaattctcATACGaataaaacataaattttaaatttgtatgaCAAATCAATTACACTAtcaatttataaaaagaaaaattaagaaaaagaatatcATAAGTGTTTCAGACACGCTTTTCTAAAGATGCACAGCGATTCTAAAACCGGATCGGATTCTGCTGCTCCCCTCacgtttatttatttattaattattttagggttcaattttttttttttttttttctgttctgAGAAAACAATTAGTATTCTATCAACGTTCTTGATTAAAATAACTTTAGTAGGTAGAATGGAAgttcattaatatatatatgatctTTTAAAAGTGTAGGTGGGTCATGTATGAGTTTGTCCGTTGtaactatttcttctttttaaaaagttttgattaaaatgaaacatttttcatttttattataatttcttGTTACTATTT contains:
- the LOC103485969 gene encoding ricin B-like lectin R40G3 isoform X2 is translated as MAFPFHHHHHHHRHDDDEDAEPPYPPPGHRPPYSDPPPPLVPHIHHHTHYGEAPPPPPPSYVGYESNFPPEPPVPDYGYSSGPPPPVVHHHSHNPHSPTVIHQHSHHSDSPFSNRPTVKVYAKANPNFSLAIRDGKVVLVPSDPDDPAQHWFKDEKYSTRIKDEEGCPCFALVNKATGQAMKHSVGASHPVQLTRYDPNVVDESVLWTQSKEFGEGYRAIRMVNNVHLNVDAFHGDKYSGGIHDGTHIVLWKWKEGENQLWKIVPY
- the LOC103485969 gene encoding ricin B-like lectin R40G3 isoform X1; the protein is MAFPFHHHHHHHRHDDDEDAEPPYPPPGHRPPYSDPPPPLVPHIHHHTHYGEAPPPPPPSYVGYESNFPPEPPVPDYGYSSGPPPPVVHHHSHNPHSPTVIHQHSHHSDSPFSNRPTVKVYAKANPNFSLAIRDGKVVLVPSDPDDPAQHWFKDEKYSTRIKDEEGCPCFALVNKATGQAMKHSVGASHPVQLTRYDPNVVDESVLWTQSKEFGEGYRAIRMVNNVHLNVDAFHGDKYSGGIHDGTHIVLWKWKEGENQLWKIVPYCKFFLFYTMVRHHSLLFILLLLTLDFWISCQINGFYCSVLDFSILNFYFPLPNPLIPC